In Nitrospira sp. MA-1, the following proteins share a genomic window:
- a CDS encoding copper resistance system multicopper oxidase, whose amino-acid sequence MTRRSLLQGVGALGMMTAMARLLPSYVLADTTMAVPGSPSELRGTTIDLRIAESPFQIGELTGMAKTINGTLPGPLIRLKEGEHVTLNVTNRLREDTSIHWHGLLLPPDMDGVPGVSFAGIKPASTFSYRYPIRQSGTYWYHSHSGFQEQSGVYGPLIIDPLEPEPFHYDRDYVVVLSDWTFESPESVFGNLKKQSDYYNFQKRTAPEFFSDVSRMGLWPALQNYLMWDGMRMDPTDFADVTGYAYSYLMNGLAPEQNWTGLFRPGERVRLRFIAATAMTFYDVRLPGLAMTVVQADGQNVQPVVVDEFRIGPAETYDVIVQPAKDRAYTIFAETLDRSGYARGTLATRAGMVAPLPDRRPRPLRTMAAMGMHMDSMDMADMNKHDQHGGTPSNHQGMDMPGKHQKPNTHDKHDMSDLPPDESRHSMIPGSTPVQHAPGHHGTGNQSVAEYSRQQLDEPGIGLENTGIRVLVYTDLKSLAPYPDQREPGREIELHLTGHMERYMWSFDGKKYSEAKEPIFFRDGERLRFTFVNDTMMEHPLHLHGMWMHLENGTGAFLPRKHTVIVKPAERISVAITADAPGRWAFHCHLLFHMEAGMFRVVEVSDEEPSVRS is encoded by the coding sequence ATGACGCGGCGTTCGTTACTGCAAGGGGTCGGTGCGCTGGGAATGATGACGGCTATGGCTCGCCTCCTTCCTTCCTATGTTCTGGCCGACACAACCATGGCAGTACCAGGATCTCCTTCAGAACTACGCGGAACCACCATTGATCTACGCATTGCCGAATCTCCATTTCAAATCGGAGAGTTGACCGGAATGGCCAAGACCATTAACGGCACGTTACCCGGCCCTTTAATTCGTTTGAAGGAAGGTGAACATGTGACACTCAATGTCACGAACCGGTTGAGGGAAGATACGTCCATTCACTGGCATGGATTGCTTCTTCCGCCGGACATGGATGGCGTGCCCGGCGTCAGCTTTGCCGGCATCAAGCCCGCCTCAACCTTCAGCTACCGCTATCCCATCCGGCAAAGCGGAACCTATTGGTACCACAGTCATTCCGGCTTCCAGGAACAATCGGGTGTTTACGGACCGCTCATCATCGATCCGCTTGAGCCGGAGCCGTTTCACTACGATCGGGATTATGTGGTGGTGCTCTCGGATTGGACCTTCGAGTCGCCGGAATCGGTTTTTGGCAATCTCAAAAAGCAAAGTGACTACTATAATTTCCAGAAGCGCACCGCCCCCGAGTTCTTTTCCGATGTGTCACGAATGGGATTGTGGCCGGCATTGCAGAACTATCTGATGTGGGACGGGATGCGAATGGACCCCACGGACTTCGCCGACGTCACAGGGTACGCCTATAGCTATTTGATGAACGGCTTGGCACCTGAGCAAAATTGGACGGGACTCTTTCGTCCAGGCGAACGGGTGCGCCTTCGCTTTATCGCCGCAACGGCCATGACCTTCTATGACGTGCGCCTGCCCGGACTTGCCATGACCGTCGTTCAGGCGGACGGGCAAAACGTGCAGCCCGTGGTGGTGGACGAGTTTCGTATCGGACCAGCCGAAACCTACGATGTGATCGTCCAACCAGCCAAGGATCGGGCCTATACCATTTTTGCCGAAACGCTTGATCGAAGCGGCTATGCACGCGGCACATTGGCTACGCGCGCAGGAATGGTCGCACCCCTCCCCGACCGTCGTCCGCGGCCCCTCCGGACCATGGCTGCCATGGGCATGCACATGGACAGCATGGACATGGCCGATATGAACAAACATGATCAGCACGGCGGGACACCGTCGAACCACCAGGGAATGGACATGCCAGGAAAACACCAGAAGCCAAACACTCATGACAAGCACGACATGTCAGACCTTCCACCGGATGAATCTCGCCATTCGATGATTCCCGGCAGCACACCTGTCCAACATGCGCCCGGTCATCATGGTACCGGCAATCAATCCGTCGCCGAATATTCGCGTCAACAGCTCGATGAGCCTGGCATTGGGCTGGAGAATACCGGCATCAGGGTGCTGGTCTACACCGACTTGAAAAGCCTTGCACCCTATCCCGACCAGCGGGAGCCTGGGCGCGAAATTGAGCTCCACCTCACGGGCCACATGGAACGTTACATGTGGTCATTCGACGGCAAAAAATATTCAGAAGCCAAAGAGCCCATTTTCTTTCGTGACGGCGAACGCCTCCGCTTCACCTTCGTCAACGATACGATGATGGAGCATCCCCTGCATTTGCACGGGATGTGGATGCACCTTGAGAACGGAACTGGAGCCTTCCTACCCCGCAAACACACTGTCATCGTGAAACCGGCCGAGCGGATCTCGGTCGCCATCACGGCGGACGCTCCCGGACGTTGGGCCTTTCATTGCCATCTACTCTTCCACATGGAAGCAGGCATGTTCCGCGTCGTCGAGGTTTCCGACGAAGAACCTTCGGTGCGTTCATGA
- a CDS encoding efflux RND transporter periplasmic adaptor subunit, translating to MNNSIRDSVLILFLLIGVACQDRPTPPAPEETSTDQEQRLQSDTYDEQNRQGESDQHEREKHSEEIILAPEALEGQAFQTVVVERGVVREGIQATANIQPNAYTLTHVSPRIEGKAIKVIAELGDLVKLGETLAILDSIELGSKKSAFRQARTVLQVNKANYAREKRLFAQQISSEKDYLDARGAYQQSVAAYQAAFEALELVGLSHKDIEAIIENKGGHHPLSSFSLTAAQKGTIIERHVTPGELITPRDKPFTIADLSTVWILLDIFEKDLAGVRVGANVRISVDAYPGEVFRGTVVYLSNLLDPGTRTVEARVEIPNPKGRLRPGMFARSSIAHSGSQGKEVLRVSQEAVQHIEEQPVAFVEKKLGTYAKRGVTLGANDDPYVEIVSGLQEGERVVTKGSFYLKSILLGEALGGHGH from the coding sequence ATGAACAATTCAATACGGGACTCTGTGCTTATTCTATTCCTGCTGATAGGCGTTGCCTGCCAGGACAGGCCAACCCCACCCGCTCCTGAGGAGACATCAACCGATCAGGAACAGCGTCTTCAATCTGATACATATGACGAACAGAATCGCCAGGGTGAGTCCGACCAACATGAGAGAGAAAAGCATTCCGAGGAGATCATCCTTGCCCCGGAAGCCTTGGAAGGCCAAGCCTTCCAGACGGTCGTCGTGGAGCGGGGTGTCGTGAGAGAAGGGATCCAGGCCACCGCCAATATCCAACCGAATGCGTACACCCTGACTCATGTGAGTCCACGAATCGAAGGGAAAGCGATTAAGGTGATCGCTGAACTCGGGGATCTCGTGAAGCTGGGCGAGACCCTCGCGATACTCGATAGCATTGAACTGGGTTCGAAAAAATCAGCCTTTCGACAGGCCCGAACCGTTCTTCAGGTCAACAAAGCCAATTATGCTCGTGAAAAACGGCTCTTCGCGCAACAGATCTCTTCGGAGAAAGACTATCTTGATGCAAGGGGGGCCTATCAACAGAGCGTGGCCGCGTATCAAGCGGCCTTTGAAGCGCTCGAACTGGTCGGACTCTCTCACAAGGACATTGAAGCGATCATTGAAAATAAAGGTGGCCATCATCCATTGTCGTCATTTTCCCTAACGGCAGCTCAAAAAGGCACCATCATTGAGCGGCACGTGACGCCAGGCGAATTGATCACCCCGAGAGATAAGCCCTTTACCATTGCCGATCTGAGTACGGTGTGGATTCTTCTCGATATCTTTGAGAAGGATTTGGCCGGTGTCCGCGTAGGAGCCAATGTCCGGATTTCGGTTGATGCCTACCCGGGAGAGGTCTTTCGTGGCACCGTGGTCTACTTGAGTAATCTTCTGGATCCAGGAACCCGGACTGTCGAAGCACGAGTGGAGATTCCCAATCCGAAAGGACGTTTGCGTCCTGGGATGTTTGCGAGGTCTTCGATTGCCCATTCAGGCTCCCAAGGGAAAGAGGTTCTTCGGGTTTCTCAGGAGGCCGTTCAACACATCGAAGAACAACCTGTGGCGTTCGTGGAGAAAAAGCTTGGAACCTATGCAAAACGCGGGGTTACCCTTGGCGCCAATGATGATCCCTATGTAGAAATTGTCAGCGGGTTGCAAGAGGGCGAGCGTGTCGTTACCAAAGGATCGTTTTATCTGAAATCCATCCTACTGGGAGAAGCACTCGGAGGGCATGGCCATTAA
- a CDS encoding TolC family protein has protein sequence MKSVNEQLLNLLSWWSGMMKQKYFVAILFSFLFCHVQSYPAKASESLTVEQAVQTALETNPDLLAARQEVEIARGRKVNAFLFNRFNPTINGQVWNRNNPGSGNVTDSRVMLSQEVEVAGQRGIRREEAVRNVSRVEAQIENRERLIAGQVKRAFFQALTLAKVLKLRKKIEMLNQRIRDASQARFQAGVIPIMEYNLAEIRYGQARKETFSAKASFQNSLVDLRRLLGWEPDREIELSGQLRNSPKEVFLSDLLHLGKAQRPDLLEAKREVLRGEAALDLTRRLIVPNPTFQGNYWTETEGPEGVSNLVGGGISIPFPVFDRKQGELVTQGGELNRGRHQVVSVMRNIEQEVKTAFQAYEAARQSVEVFEAEVLERIDENFRFIEDAYREGKIGLLQLIVVQDDLIVAQLSYVDSLGQYREAEVNLAQAVGEQS, from the coding sequence GTGAAATCTGTTAACGAGCAATTATTGAATCTCCTGTCATGGTGGAGTGGCATGATGAAACAAAAATATTTTGTCGCCATATTGTTTTCTTTCCTGTTCTGTCACGTGCAGTCCTATCCTGCTAAGGCCTCCGAGTCCTTGACCGTTGAGCAGGCCGTCCAGACCGCTCTGGAGACGAATCCGGATCTTTTGGCGGCCCGCCAAGAAGTAGAAATTGCTCGAGGGCGGAAGGTCAATGCGTTTCTTTTCAATCGGTTCAATCCAACTATCAATGGCCAAGTCTGGAATCGGAATAATCCGGGATCGGGAAATGTCACGGACTCACGGGTCATGCTGTCACAAGAGGTGGAAGTGGCCGGCCAACGCGGAATCCGAAGAGAGGAGGCTGTTCGAAATGTCTCCCGGGTCGAAGCCCAAATTGAAAATCGTGAGCGACTTATTGCCGGGCAGGTGAAACGTGCCTTCTTTCAGGCACTCACCCTGGCCAAAGTTTTAAAACTGCGGAAGAAAATCGAAATGCTGAACCAGCGTATTCGCGATGCCTCTCAGGCGCGATTTCAGGCCGGCGTTATCCCGATCATGGAGTACAATTTAGCGGAAATCCGCTATGGCCAGGCCCGAAAAGAGACCTTCTCAGCGAAAGCTTCATTTCAAAATAGCTTGGTGGACCTCCGCCGGTTATTGGGGTGGGAGCCTGACAGAGAAATTGAGCTGAGCGGTCAACTCAGGAATTCACCCAAGGAGGTTTTTTTGTCAGACCTGCTTCACCTGGGAAAGGCACAGCGGCCTGACCTCTTAGAGGCTAAAAGGGAGGTCTTACGGGGCGAAGCCGCTCTGGACCTCACCCGTCGGCTCATCGTACCGAATCCAACATTTCAAGGAAACTACTGGACGGAAACCGAAGGGCCTGAGGGAGTCAGTAACCTGGTGGGCGGAGGCATCAGCATTCCTTTCCCCGTATTTGATCGAAAGCAAGGTGAATTGGTGACGCAGGGCGGAGAGCTCAATCGAGGCCGGCATCAGGTTGTGTCCGTCATGCGGAATATCGAACAGGAAGTGAAAACAGCTTTTCAAGCCTACGAAGCCGCTCGCCAATCTGTGGAGGTGTTCGAAGCGGAAGTGCTTGAACGAATCGATGAAAATTTCCGATTTATCGAGGATGCCTATCGGGAGGGCAAGATCGGGTTATTGCAACTCATTGTGGTTCAAGATGATCTCATCGTTGCTCAACTATCCTATGTGGATTCTCTTGGCCAGTATCGCGAGGCTGAAGTGAATTTGGCCCAGGCAGTGGGGGAACAGTCTTGA
- a CDS encoding type II toxin-antitoxin system Phd/YefM family antitoxin — protein sequence MKFMTVRGLGGRPGQGWNQLAHECDLVLISNGKPVAILSAVSEDNPEESFSAVRRASAVAAVEKVQSHSIETGTDKLSLEDITTEVKAVRTAKRKCGLLSIPMRLSLGSFLLSAHKEKLS from the coding sequence ATGAAATTTATGACCGTTCGTGGTTTAGGTGGACGTCCGGGACAGGGTTGGAATCAATTGGCCCATGAATGCGATCTTGTTCTCATATCCAATGGCAAACCTGTGGCCATTCTTTCTGCGGTATCGGAAGACAACCCTGAAGAATCATTTTCTGCGGTACGACGGGCCAGCGCAGTTGCGGCCGTCGAAAAAGTACAATCTCATTCAATAGAGACAGGAACAGATAAGTTGTCCTTGGAGGACATTACGACCGAAGTAAAGGCTGTTCGGACAGCCAAGCGGAAGTGTGGGTTGTTGTCGATACCAATGCGCTTGTCTCTGGGTTCTTTTCTCCTTTCGGCCCACAAGGAGAAATTATCATGA
- a CDS encoding tetratricopeptide repeat protein has product MTYNLKVIKKRNVFEIHFWVGIFLIMLRVGGCATAPQPPQNEPLPPPENATPLVAQLLLDGNRLFAEHRWTSAIIKYEEAVQAQPKLAEAHYNLGMALYKKGPVSAARPHFLKAADLAPGHPVIRNAPPFRKYGTVESSPPISAPNDYYEDQD; this is encoded by the coding sequence ATGACTTACAATCTGAAAGTCATAAAAAAACGAAACGTCTTTGAAATTCACTTTTGGGTCGGAATTTTTCTCATCATGTTGAGAGTAGGTGGCTGTGCCACCGCACCTCAACCGCCGCAAAACGAACCTCTCCCGCCACCCGAGAATGCGACTCCACTGGTCGCCCAACTGCTCCTGGATGGCAATCGTCTCTTTGCCGAACACCGGTGGACCTCTGCGATTATAAAATACGAAGAAGCCGTTCAGGCCCAACCAAAATTGGCGGAAGCCCATTACAACCTGGGCATGGCCCTCTACAAGAAAGGTCCTGTCTCAGCCGCGCGTCCCCATTTCCTCAAAGCGGCCGATTTGGCTCCCGGTCATCCCGTCATTCGGAACGCTCCACCGTTCAGAAAATATGGCACGGTTGAATCGAGTCCACCAATATCGGCACCAAATGATTACTATGAAGATCAGGATTGA
- a CDS encoding CusA/CzcA family heavy metal efflux RND transporter: MLNRIFEFALQNRFLILVFTGLIIASGLYSMTILPIDAVPDVTPNQVQILTNAPGLGPVEVEQFITFPVETAMSGLPGIELIRSVSRFGLSAITIYFDEDMDLYFCRRLVMERLPQAREAIPQGLGTPEMGPISSGLGEIYQFEVRGEGFSLMELRTILDWDIAFKLRSVPGVVEVNAFGGELQTYEFQLDATKLVAYDLAIGQIFEALEQNNGNAGGAYIVHAQEQYLIRGEGLIQSLQDIENIVVATRNDGTPIYLRNLGQAQFAPMVRQGAVTRDGKGEVVTGIVLLLIGENGRVVVNRVKEKLEDIKKSLPEGVIIDAYYDRIDLVNKTIHTVGTNLIEGALLVIAVLLLLLGNIRGGLIVAVAIPLSMLVAFTGMVSARISGNLMSLGAIDFGLIVDGSVVMIENIVRHIAERRKTTQQSGRMTGEEIHEVIRESGREVLRPIFFAVGIIIIVYLPILTLEGIEGKMFTPMAVTVIFALVASLVLAFTLTPVLASLFLRKGVKKEETWLIRHTKRIYRPLLTRTMHHPAITGGVAAALFAGSLGVASFMGAEFIPKLDEGSIALQAWRLPSVSLEESVANTTRIEQVLKAFPEVTTVISRTGRPEIATDPMGVEISDIYVLLTPDHEWTTAGTKDGLIQAYDAALKKAVPGTTFSYSQPIELRVQELIAGVRSEIAISIFGEDMDQLKTIGDQVVKVVSKVAGAADAKAEQVSGLPYLRVIIDREAIARYGINTSQVLDTVRAIGGRTVGQVVKGNRRFFIQVRFSPEDRKNFDRIRNIRVADPRGRLIPITQLADIRVETGLAQISRENIHRRLSVETNVRGRDLAGFVADAQQAVETQVKLPEGYWIEWGGQFEQLQRASMRLAIVVPLALFLIFVLLYTMFNSVRPAVLIYLNIPLAATGGILALSFRGMPFSISAGIGFIALFGVAVLNGVVLMSYVLDLRKKGLSAEEAAYQGAVIRVRPVLMTALVASLGFLPMALSTSAGAEVQQPLATVVIGGLMTSTALTLFVLPTLYVWEERLRERWLSTRSTNSMDSVR, translated from the coding sequence ATGCTGAATCGAATTTTCGAATTTGCCTTACAGAATCGATTTCTCATTCTGGTCTTTACCGGACTGATCATCGCGTCAGGACTGTACTCGATGACCATCCTTCCCATTGATGCCGTTCCGGATGTGACCCCGAATCAAGTCCAGATCCTGACCAATGCGCCGGGCTTAGGTCCGGTGGAAGTGGAGCAATTCATTACCTTTCCCGTTGAAACGGCAATGTCAGGGCTGCCGGGGATTGAACTGATTCGATCCGTCTCGCGTTTCGGTCTGTCAGCCATCACCATTTATTTCGATGAGGACATGGATCTCTATTTCTGCCGCCGCCTGGTGATGGAACGATTGCCGCAAGCGCGGGAGGCCATTCCGCAAGGATTGGGGACGCCGGAAATGGGGCCCATTTCCAGTGGCTTGGGGGAAATCTACCAGTTCGAGGTGAGGGGAGAGGGATTCTCGCTCATGGAATTGCGGACAATTCTGGATTGGGACATCGCCTTTAAGCTTCGTTCCGTTCCCGGTGTGGTTGAGGTCAATGCATTTGGCGGGGAATTACAGACCTATGAGTTTCAGCTGGATGCCACGAAATTAGTGGCCTACGATCTTGCCATCGGGCAAATCTTTGAGGCGCTTGAGCAAAACAATGGGAATGCCGGAGGGGCTTATATTGTCCATGCTCAAGAGCAGTATTTGATTCGTGGAGAGGGACTCATTCAATCCCTCCAGGATATTGAAAATATCGTGGTGGCCACGAGGAACGACGGTACTCCGATTTATCTTCGCAATCTTGGCCAGGCTCAATTCGCACCCATGGTCCGCCAGGGAGCCGTGACGCGGGATGGAAAAGGCGAGGTGGTCACCGGCATCGTCCTCCTGTTGATAGGGGAGAATGGACGGGTGGTGGTGAACCGGGTGAAAGAGAAACTGGAAGACATTAAAAAATCATTGCCCGAGGGCGTCATCATTGACGCGTATTACGACCGCATTGATTTGGTGAACAAGACCATTCACACCGTGGGCACGAATCTGATCGAAGGGGCTCTCCTCGTCATTGCCGTCCTCTTATTGCTGCTGGGGAATATCCGTGGGGGCCTCATTGTGGCCGTCGCCATTCCGCTCTCCATGTTGGTCGCATTCACGGGCATGGTGTCTGCCAGAATCTCAGGAAACCTGATGAGTCTGGGTGCCATTGACTTCGGCCTCATTGTGGACGGCTCGGTCGTCATGATCGAAAACATCGTGCGCCATATCGCCGAACGTCGGAAAACAACTCAGCAATCAGGCCGTATGACGGGTGAGGAAATCCACGAGGTGATCCGGGAGTCGGGGCGGGAAGTGTTACGTCCCATCTTCTTTGCGGTGGGAATCATTATTATCGTGTATCTTCCCATTCTGACACTCGAAGGTATCGAAGGGAAAATGTTCACGCCTATGGCGGTGACCGTCATCTTCGCCTTGGTGGCGTCCCTGGTTCTCGCCTTCACTCTGACTCCGGTTCTGGCCAGCCTCTTTCTTCGGAAAGGAGTGAAAAAAGAAGAAACCTGGTTGATCCGACATACCAAGCGAATCTATCGCCCTCTGTTAACCCGTACGATGCATCATCCTGCCATCACGGGTGGAGTGGCCGCTGCATTGTTTGCAGGAAGTCTGGGAGTGGCCTCGTTTATGGGCGCGGAATTTATCCCCAAGCTAGATGAGGGCTCCATTGCCCTACAAGCCTGGCGCTTACCGAGTGTTTCGCTTGAAGAGTCTGTGGCCAATACCACCCGTATCGAACAGGTGCTGAAGGCCTTTCCGGAAGTGACCACGGTGATTTCCCGGACAGGCCGTCCGGAAATCGCCACGGATCCCATGGGCGTGGAGATTAGTGATATCTATGTGTTGTTAACACCCGATCATGAATGGACAACGGCCGGAACCAAAGACGGGCTCATCCAAGCCTACGACGCGGCCTTGAAAAAAGCCGTGCCGGGAACCACGTTCAGTTATTCGCAACCCATCGAGCTTCGGGTTCAGGAACTCATCGCGGGCGTACGTTCGGAAATCGCCATTTCCATTTTTGGTGAAGACATGGATCAGCTCAAGACTATTGGGGACCAGGTTGTGAAAGTGGTCTCGAAGGTGGCGGGTGCCGCTGATGCGAAAGCCGAGCAGGTCTCGGGTCTTCCCTATCTTCGTGTGATTATTGATCGGGAAGCAATTGCGCGCTATGGAATCAACACCTCACAGGTTCTCGATACGGTCAGAGCCATAGGGGGTCGCACGGTCGGTCAGGTGGTCAAAGGCAATCGCCGGTTTTTCATTCAAGTCCGTTTTAGCCCGGAAGACCGGAAAAACTTCGATCGAATTCGAAATATTCGAGTGGCCGACCCACGGGGCCGTTTGATTCCTATCACCCAACTCGCCGACATTCGAGTTGAGACGGGGCTGGCGCAAATTAGTCGGGAGAATATTCACCGGCGGTTGTCGGTGGAGACCAATGTGCGAGGTCGCGATTTGGCCGGCTTTGTGGCTGACGCCCAACAGGCCGTAGAGACGCAAGTGAAGTTGCCTGAAGGATATTGGATCGAATGGGGTGGGCAATTCGAGCAACTTCAACGGGCTTCAATGCGGTTGGCCATTGTCGTGCCGCTGGCGTTGTTTTTGATTTTTGTGTTGCTCTACACCATGTTCAATTCAGTCAGGCCGGCTGTGCTGATCTACTTAAATATTCCTTTGGCGGCGACAGGAGGCATCCTGGCATTGTCCTTCCGTGGGATGCCGTTTTCCATTTCCGCTGGAATAGGTTTTATCGCTCTGTTCGGTGTGGCTGTCTTGAACGGGGTGGTCTTAATGTCTTATGTGCTGGATCTACGGAAGAAAGGCCTTTCGGCTGAAGAAGCGGCCTACCAAGGAGCTGTGATCCGTGTACGCCCGGTTCTCATGACGGCCCTGGTCGCGAGTCTGGGATTTCTTCCGATGGCTCTTTCCACATCGGCAGGAGCCGAAGTGCAACAGCCATTGGCCACCGTGGTGATCGGAGGGCTCATGACGTCAACGGCGTTAACCCTGTTCGTACTGCCGACCTTGTATGTGTGGGAAGAACGATTGAGGGAACGATGGCTTTCCACCAGGTCTACAAACTCCATGGATAGTGTTCGTTAA